The sequence below is a genomic window from Anaerocolumna chitinilytica.
CATCTGGGAATGGGCAGATCATACGGTTCTAAAAGATGGTAAATATTATTATGGCGGGGATTTCGGTGAGGCGACTCATGACGGGAATTTCTGTGTAGATGGACTTGTCTTCGCAGATCGAAGTCTAAAAGCCGGTTCCCTGGAAGCAAAAGCAGCTTATCAATATTTAAGAGCAGAACTTGTAGAGGGCTCTGGTTCTGAAGTAATGATAACAAATCTCTATGATTTTACTAATCTAAATGATTTTATTTTGAGATGGGAACTTGTGAAGGACGGGGTGACAGAAGTACAGGGAGAATTAATATTAGACCTTGAACCTCATCAATCTAAAAAAATTGTATTAGCCTATAAGCTTCCGGAAAAATGTGAGCTGGGATGTTTTCTGAATCTTTCGTTAATCAGACGTGAGGATTGTCAGTGGGCGGAAGCCGGTTATGAAACTGCCATGGTTCAGTTAGCTTTGACGGAAGTTGAGGCAGATAGTCTTTTTTATAAAGTTTACAGGGAAGAAATAGGCGCTATAAAGGAAAGCCTTCACGCTGAAGAAAATGATAATGTGCTGGAGATATATTGCGCAGATGGCAGTGGGTTCAGCTTTGATAAGAATAAAGGGTGTCTTTGCGGTATCAAAGTAAAGGGACAGAATTTGTTGGAGGAAGAGGCGAAAATAACTGCCTGGAGAGCGCCTACGGATAATGACAGACATATTAAATATCAATGGGGAATCTTTACGGATAATATCAGTGGCTGGAACATGAACCGGCTGTTTCATAAATGCTACCGTATGGATTGGAAAGTCTGCCAGGATGATTCAATCTCAATCCAGGTAAGCGGAAGCCTTGCAGGAGTTGCCAGAGAGCCTTTTGCCAGATATGATGCATGCTATGCCGTAGATTCTTACGGATATCTAAAGGTTGATATGAATGTAAAAATACATGAGGATTGTATATGGCTTCCAAGATTCGGATTTGAATTCGTATTGCCGGAAGAGATGGAACAGGTGGAGTATTTTGGTAAAGGACCCTATGAAAATTATATAGATATGTGCCACCATGTGAAAACCGGACGGTTTTATACGACTGCATCCAAAGAATATGTTCCATATATCAAGCCCCAGGAACATGGTAATCACACTGGCGTCAAGTACCTGAAGCTGCATAATGATAAGGGAATCGCATTGGAATTTTACTCTGAAGAAGGCTTTGAATGCAATGTATCACATTATACTTCAGAACAACTTACAAATGCCCTGCACAATTATGAATTGGTACCAAGTAAATACACAATAGCCAGAGTGGATTACAAAGTCAGTGGTATCGGCTCTCATAGCTGTGGTCCTGAATTGATTGAGAAATATAGGCTCCGTGAGAAGAATTTTAGTTTCTCCTTTGGCATTCATGCAAAGTATGATAGGTAAGTTGCTGTCATTAGAGGTTAGGGCTTAAATTAGAAATAAAATAATAAATGAAGGGGGTGTTGCATTAATAAAGTAAAAGGCTACTTTGGATGCAGCGGCCCCTTTTGAAGATAAAAATGAGTAAGAAAGAGATAAGGAGAATGAATGAATGGATGATTTATTGGAAAAATTAATATCGGTTGTTCCAACTGAAAACCAGATTAACTGGCAGAAACTTGAGTATACAGCTTTTTTCCACTACGGAATTAATAGCTTTACGGACCGTGAATGGGGTACGGGTAAAGAGGATATATCCATATTTTCACCTAAAAATCTGAACACGGATCAGTGGTGTGAAGTGTTAAAGCGGGCAGAAATTAAAGCCTGTATTATTACAGCGAAACATCATGATGGTTTCTGTCTTTGGAATACGGCATATACAAACCACTCTGTAATGCATACACCTTTTAAACGGGATATTGTAGCAGAACTTGCAGCTTCCTGTAAGAAATATGGAATTAAGTTAGGGGTCTATCTGTCACCCTGGGATAGACATGAATCTGTCTATGGCAGTGGTGAGGAGTATAATAACTATTTTTGCAACCAATTAACTGAATTATTAACAAACTATGGAAAGTTATATAGTGTATGGTTTGATGGTGCCTGCGGTGAAGGCCCGAATGGTAAAAAACAGGAATATGACTGGAAGCGTTATTATGAGCTGATTCGAAAATTGCAGCCGGAAGCAGTAATATCGGTATGCGGACCGGATGTGCGCTGGTGCGGTAATGAGGCCGGTGATTGCAGAGAATCCGAATGGAGTGTTGTACCTGCGGAAGTGTTTTCACAATCGGATATTATGGAGAAATCTCAGAAGAACGATGATGCTGAATTCAGAAAACAAGGTCTTGATGAGCAAACCAATGACCTTGGAAGCCGTAAGATTGTGGAAAAAGCCGATAAACTAATCTGGTATCCTGCCGAGGTTAATGTTTCTATCCGTCCCGGCTGGTTTTATCACGAATCAGAAGATCTGCTTGTAAAGTCCTTATCTGACTTGAAAAGAATATACCTGAATGCTGTAGGAGGAAATGGTTTATTTCTTTTAAATATACCGCCGCACAAGGATGGTTATATTACAACCTACGATGAAGAAAGATTAACAGAATTGGGCAGTTTTATTCGAGAGGCGTTTCAGGAGAATTATGCAGTGAAAGCACAGGTAACAGCTTCTTCTACTGAACCGGGAAGTGATGTTTACAATGTTTTAGAAGAAAATGATACTTATTGGAAAGCAATTGATTACTCTGCCTGCTGCGATATTGTAATCAGATTGAAAGAACCTGAAGTGCTTCAATATATTGTGCTTCAAGAGCAGATTAAGTTAAGCCAGCGAGTGGAACGATTTGAAGTATGGGCAGAGACTGAGGTCACAGAGGAAAGATTAATCTATAGCGGAACTACCATAGGGTATAAAAAGATCTGCGCAATTCCGCCTACAAAAATTATATCCTTGAGAATTGTATTTAAGGAATACCGCGTAGCACCTGTTATTCAGACAATAGGATTATACTAAATACATGTTAAAACAGTGCGGTTAATACGAAATGTAAGTTTTAGTGAACCTTAATTAACATAAATATACTGTTAACGTTAATTGAAAGAAAAGGATAATTAAACGGCTATAAAGCAAATGATACCGATGGGTTTAGGCAAAAATCATATAAACAATCATGGTAATGAAATGTTTTTGTTGATAATTTTAAAAATATATTGACATTAGAGTTACATCATGTTAAACTTATGTTAAGTTTTTTGGGGAATACGTTAATTTAAATGTTAAATAAATTATCATCAATATTTAAAAAATAGAGATTATATTAATTGATTAGTTAACATTTTGTCGTATGAGTTAATTTTAGTTGCATAATGTGCAGATAATGAAAGGCTGAGGTATTATTATGGAAAAAGATCCTGGAAAAAAAAGAATAAAAAGAAGACGTTGGTCGAAAGATGATTCTCAATTATCTTTGTTAGCCTTACCTACTTTCGTATGGTATTTACTGTTTAGTTATTTACCTATGTTTGGTGTAATAATTGCTTTCAAGAATTATAGAATCACTGCCGGAAAAGGATTTTTATACAATCTGTTGCACAGCGCCTGGTCAGGAACCGGAAATTTTGTATACATGTTTAAATCCAACAGCTTTGCAATATTGCTGCGTAACACGATTCTTTACAATATTGTCTTTGTTATCTTGGGTATTTTGATTCCGGTAACTTTGGCAATCATGCTTAGTTTGGTACATAGCAAGTTTAAATCAAAAGTATATCAAACCTGCATGTTCTTCCCTCATTTCTTATCTTGGGTAGTTGTTAGTTATTTTGTTTTTGCATTCCTTAGTGCAGATAAAGGTATTTTAAATCATGTTCTGGAAGCTTTCGGACGTGAACCGATTCAATGGTATATGGAACCGAAATACTGGCCTTATATTCTGATATTTATGAAGATGTGGAAGGGCGTAGGTTACGGAACAGTAGTATACCTTGCTAGTATTACAGGAATTGACTCCACCTACTATGAAGCAGCAGTAATCGATGGTGCAACAAAATGGAGGCAGGTAAAATATATCACAATACCATTTTTAAAGCCAATTATTATCATGATGTTCATCTTAAGTATAGGAGGCATCTTTAGCTCTGATTTCGGTCTTTTCTATCAGGTAACCAGAGGAATACCAGCTTCACTTTATAATGTATCTTCAACGATTGACACTTATATTTATAATGCGATAAGATCCAATGCTCCAATCGGAATGACATCAGCAACATCACTGTTACAGTCAGTAGCCTGCTGCCTTACAATTCTTATGGCTAACTGGGTTGTTAAAAAAGTGGATGACGAGTACGCGATTATATAAGCATGACAATATAAAGGAAGGTGAAGAAAGATGTTTCAGAAAAATAAAGAAGAAGATTCTGCTTATAAATTAAACAGAATTTCAAAACCAACAAACTATTTGTTCAATATAATATTTGTAATTTGTGCAGCGGTAGCGATTGTACCTTTTATATTTGTAATAATGATATCCGTATCATCAAAGCAGTCTATTGCAAAGTGGGGATATCAATTCATACCTAAGAACTTTTCCTTAGATGCATACCTGTTCTTATGGAATGAAAAACATACGATATTAGGCGCTTTTGGAATTTCGTTACTGGTAACGATACTAGGAACGATAATTGGCTTGGTGCTTACCTCCTCTATGGGATATGTTTTATCCAGATCAGAATTTAAATTAAAAGGATTTTTGACCTGGGTGGTGTTTATTCCGATGATTTTCGGTGGTGGTATGGTAGCTTCCTATGTTGTAAATAGTAATATCCTGCATTTAAAGGATACGGTATGGGCATTGATCCTTCCGTTGGCGGTATCGTCCTACAATGTGGTAATCTGTAAAACCTTCTTTAAGACCAGTATACCGGATTCTATTGTAGAGGCTGCTAAAATCGACGGTGCAAATCAGTTAAGTATCTATACAAGAGTTATTTTACCGATTTCAAAACCTCTTTTAGCTACTATAGGGTTATTTTTAAGCTTTGGTTATTGGAATGACTGGTTCCAGTCATCACTTTATATAAATAACAGCAAGTTAATGTCCTTACAGGCTATATTGAATAACATTCAAAAAAATGTTGAATTCCTGGCAAACAATCCTTCCGCCGGCTTATCACTTCAGGAGTATAAGAATATGATGCCTACGGAATCAGCAAGAATGGCTATCGCGGTATTAATCGTAGTACCAATTGCATGCGCTTACCCGTTCTTCCAAAGATATTTTGTATCAGGATTGACCATTGGGTCAGTAAAAGGTTGATTTATTAAAAGTATTTATACTTTAGTAAATAAATATGAAAACAATAGGAGGTATAGGTTTTTATGAAAAGAAAGATCGCTTTGTTACTATCGATCGTACTGGTATTAAGTACAATCTTTGCCGGATGCTCTAAAGACAACAATAAAAATACCGGCAACAAAGGAACTAACAATGGAACTACTAACGGAGCTACTGCAACTACAACACCTGACGGAAAAGATAATGGTACATCCGGTGATAAAGTAGTCACACTGAAATGGATTGCTGTTGGTAGCGGTATGCCAAAAAATTACGATGCTTGGTTAGCTAAAATCAATCCTTATCTGGAACAGAAAATTGGGGTTAACATTGATATGGAAATCGTATCATGGGGTGATTGGGGTAACAGAAGAAATATTATCGTTAACTCCGGTGAATACTTCGATATTCTCTTCACAGATGGCGGAAATTTCACAAGCGATGTTGCTTTAGGTGCTTACTATGATATGAAAGATATTATTAAGACAAGTGCACCTGATTTATATTCATACATTCCTGAAAATTACTGGAATGCGGTTTCTATTAATGGTGGTGTTTACGGCGTACCTACTTACAAAGATTCCTCTATGTCAAACTATATTGTTTGGGATAAAGCAAAAGCTGACAAGTATGGCGTTGACTATAAGAATATCCACTCTTTAGACGGACTTACTGAGCCTTTAAAGAAAATTACAGAAGGCGAAGGAACACCTGCTTTACCTTTAGACCAGAACGGACTTGCAATGATCTTAAGTTTATATGATGGTATTGGACTTGGAGTTCCTGCTATTGGTGTTAAATTTGATGATCAGAACCGTAAAGTAGTAAACGTTCTTGAGCAGGAAGATGTTATGTCACAGCTTAAGACACTTCATGACTGGTATAAATCCGGCGTTATCAATTCTGATGCACCTGCTACATCTGAATCACCTTCCTACAAAGCAGTTGGTATTGCACAGGGATGGCCTTCAGCAGCTAAGACAACCTGGGGACCTGCAATGGGTGTAGAAGCAGAAGCTGTTCAGATCAACGACACTATCGTATCCAATGAAACAGTTCGTGGTTCCGTTAATGCTATCTATTCCGGTTCCAAGTATCCTGAAAAATGCCTTGAGTTCTTACAGCTTGTAAACCTTGATCCTAAGGTAAGAGATGCCTTCTATTATGGTGTTGAAGGAGAAAACTTCAAATACACAGCTGACGGCAAGGTTGAGAAACTTAACACAGAATGGCCGATGGCAGGTTATACACAGGGTACATTCTTCACTGTATCTCAGCTGTCTACCGATACTGTAAATCAGTGGGATGAAGTTAAGAAGTTAAATGAAAATGCAAAACCTTCCGTTTTATTAGGATTTAACGCAGATTTCTCAAAGATCCAGAATGAACTTGCTAACTGCAGAGAAGTATACAACAAATATAAGAGTGAGCTTTTAACAGGTGCTTCTGATCCTGAAGTTACTGTTCCTAAAATCACAAAAGAGTTAAAAGCTGGCGGACTTGATACTATTATCACTGAAGTACAGAGCCAGATTGATGCTTACTATAACAAGTAAGATTTAAAATAGCATAATGATATAAAGATTAAACGGGCTGTTACAAAATGCAGACAGATGGTTCGCGCCAATATTTTGCAATAGCCCGTTTAATGTCTAATGAAGCAAAAACTGATATTCGAAACTTTGAAAATAATTAGGATATTACCTATGAGAAATATCCTGTTGTTAAATAGATCATACTGGAAACGCCGGACGGCAGCAGTACTTGACTAATAGTATAATGGAGGAACAAAATATGAGTAAAATTATTGGAGGATCTTATGATAATCTTCCGTGGCAGGATAAACCGGAAGGGTACCTTCATCCCGTATGGCGATACGATGCAAATCCCATTATAGATAGAGATGCAATACCCACATCCAATAGTGTGTTTAATAGTGCGGTAGTGCCTTTTGGTGATGGTTATGCAGGAGTATTCCGGTGTGACAGCAGAGCTGTAACCATGGATATCTATGCAGGATTTAGTAAAGACGGAATAACTTGGGATATCAATCCGGAACCTATTGAGTTCACCGGTGCGGATGAAGAAATATTGGCTAAGGTTTACCGCTATGACCCAAGGGTTTGTTTTATAGAAGACCGTTACTATATTACCTGGTGCAATGGATATCATGGACCAACAATCGGTGTTGGGTATACTTTTGATTTTAAAACATTTGTACAATTAGAGAATGCCTTCTTACCCTTTAACCGTAATGGTGTTTTATTTCCCAAAAAGATTAACGGCAAGTATGCTATGCTAAGCCGCCCCAGCGATAATGGACATACACCTTTCGGTGATATTTATTACAGTCAAAGTAATGACCTGGAGTACTGGGGACATCACCGTTATGTTATGGGAACAACCAATTTTGAAGCTTCCGGCTGGCAGGCAACAAAGATTGGTGCCGGAGCTACTCCTATAGAGACAGATGAAGGCTGGCTGACAATATATCACGGTGTTTTGGCTACCTGTAATGGATTTGTATACCGTATGGGATGCGCTCTCTTGGATTTAGAAAAACCTTGGATTGTAAAGAAAAGAACAAAGAATTATATTCTAGCACCTAGGGAATTATATGAAACAACCGGAGATGTTCCTAATGTAGTATTTCCCTGTGCGGCATTAACAGATGCAAAGACCGGCAGAATCGCTGTATATTATGGCGCTGCAGATACTGTAGTTGGCTTGGCTTTTACCACTGTTGACGAATTAATGGCAGCAATGGAAGAAGTATAAAAGAATTATTTATGGCTTTTTATAAACGTGGTATAATAAGGAAAATTAGTAAAAGAGAGGTTACGTGTAATGAAAAAGCCATACATAATAGGAATTGCCGGGGGTAGTGCCAGCGGTAAATCCACATTATGTGATAAACTGGAGAAAGAGTTAAACCAGTATTCACTTAAAATTTTTCACATGGATTCCTACTTTAAACCTGAAAAGGAACGTCCCTTTGTTGCTGCTCCTGTTACAAAGAAAAAGTATGTGGATGACAATCATCCGGAAACAATGTATTTGGAACAGTTATTCTTGGACTTAAAGAAAGCTGTAAATGAAAGCTATGATATTATTATCATAGAAGGGTTGCTAGCACTGTGGGACGAGGATATCTATCCATACCTGAATTTAAAGTTGTTTGTAGATTGCAGAGCTGATGAAAGAATTGTCAGAAGACTTCACAGAAACATGGAGTGGGGATTAAGCTTTGATGAAATTTCTCAGGTATATCTGGATATGGTTCGCTATCGTCATGATGAGTATGTGGAACCTACGAAATGGAGAGCGGACTTAATCATAAATGGTTCTTCTCCCCAGGATAAAGCAGTTGATATGATTTTAACTTATATAATAAAGGAAATGAACGTAGGAACAAATTAACATTGGGTAAAGTATTCTTACATTAACATATAGGATATATATGTAGAAAGAGGCGACATGGTATTTTTAGATAAAAGAGTTCGTGTAATAAGTGACGAATTAAAGAAATTATCAGTGGTTCAAAAAGTAAACGTTGACGACTGGAAATATAAAAAGGGCAATTATATATATCCGAAGGATGCTGAGGCAGCGGAAGCTGAATGGGAAAAGTTTGACTGCAGAACAATGCACTGGTATGGACCCGATGAACATTATTGGTTCCGCGGTGAATTCACAGTGCCTCAGTCAATGGCGGGCAAAGCTGTATGGATGAATGTTAAGACCCAGATTGAGGAATGGGATGACGGCAAGAATCCTCAATTTTTATTATACGTTGACAATGTAGCTACCCAGGGAATTGATATGAATCACAGAAGAGTCCTTTTAACAAGAGAAGCTGTTTTAGGACAGACATATCACTTGGATTTACAGTCCTATACCGGTACTCTTCATAGTGAGTTCAATCTGATAGTAGAAATGCTTGAGATTGATCCAAGAATTGAGAAATTATATTATGATATCAGTGTACCTTTAAGTGCCTTTACCCGTATGGAACAGGATGATAAGGTAAGAAGAGATATTGAAGCAGTATTAAATAACTGCATTAACTACCTGGATTTAAGAACTCCTTATTCTAAGGAATTCTATGCTTCTCTGGCAGAGGCTGATGCATATCTTGAGAAGGCTCTATATGAAGATATGGCAGGATATGATGATGTTATAGCTACCTGTATCGGACATACTCATATCGATGTTGCCTGGTGGTGGACTGTTGAGCAGACAAGGGAAAAAGTTGGACGAAGCTTTGCTACTGTATTAAAGCTTATGGAAGAATATCCAAATTATAAATTCATGTCAAGTCAGCCTCAATTATACTATTTCCTGAAAGAAAGATATCCGGAACTTTACGCCAGATTAAAAGAAAGAGTAAAAGAAGGCAGATGGGAACCGGAAGGCGGCATGTGGGTTGAAGCCGACTGTAACCTTACTTCCGGAGAATCACTGGTTCGCCAGTTCATGCATGGTAAAAAATTCTTTAAAGATGAGTTCGGTGTGGATAACAGAGTATTATGGCTTCCCGATGTATTCGGCTATTCAGGAGCACTTCCCCAGATAATGAAGAAATCCGGAATTGATTACTTCATGACTACCAAGCTGGCATGGAATCAGTTTAATAAGATACCTAATGACACCATGTACTGGAAGGGTATTGATGGAACCAGTATTTTTACCCACCTTATTACAACCCTTGGAGTAGGTCAGAGTACAGAGGAATTCTTTACTACCTATAACGGTATGCTTCATCCTGACTCCATTATGGGTGGATGGACCAGATATCAGAATAAAGACATTAACAATGATATCCTGATTTCCTACGGATACGGAGATGGCGGCGGCGGCCCTACAAGAGAAATGCTGGAGACCTCAATACGTATGGAAAAAGGTGTGCGTGGTATACCAAAAGTACGTCAGGAATTTGCAGGAACTTATTTTGAGGAATTACACGAACGTGTAAAGGACAACAATAGAGTGGCAGTTTGGGAAGGAGAATTCTATTTCGAATACCATAGAGGAACTTACACTTCCATGGCTAGAAATAAACGTTCCAATCGTAAGAGCGAGCTTATGTTAATGGATCTGGAGCTGCTTTCCGTACTTGCATTGAATAAGTTACCTTATCCGGCTGAAGAGCTGGATGCTATGTGGAAGAAAGTATTGTTGAATCAATTCCACGATATCTTACCCGGTTCCTCTATTAAAGAGGTATATGAAGTAACAAAGAAAGAATACAAAGAACTGTCAGAAAAGGCAGAAGTTATTATTGATAATTGTCTGACTGAATTAACCGGCAAGGGAGAAGGAGTTACCATCTTTAACACACTTGGATTCCTTCGCGATGATGTTGTAAATCTTGGTGATATCAATGCAGAAGCGCTGAAAGATGAGACAGGAATTACTTATCCGGTACAAAAATCAGCAGACGGAGCGGTAGCATACCTAAAAGGTATACCTGCTAAGGGCAGCAAGACTTTTGAAATAGTAAGTAAAATGGAACAAGCTAAACCTTTCAGCTTAAACGGCAATTGTCTGGAAACACCTTATTACACTATTGAAATTGATGAACAGGGCTTATTTACATCTATTTATGATAAACAGAATGACCGCCAGGTATTACAGAACGGTATGCAGGGAAATCTCTTCCGTATGTATGAAGATAAGCCAATTTACTATGATAACTGGGATATTGACATTTTCCACACAGAAAAATTCTGGGATGTAACTGAAGTTTCCCGTATGGAATGGACAGAAGTTGGAGAAGTGCGTGCAACCCTGGAAATTGAAAGAAATATCAGTAACTCCCTCATCAGACAGAAGATTTATTTCTATGCTGACAGCAGAAGAATCGAGTTCAATACCTATGTTGACTGGAAGGAACACCAGCACTTATTAAAGGTACATTTCCCTGTTAATATTCACTCAGACGAAGCTACTTTTGATATCCAATTTGGTAATCTGACGAGAAAGGTACACAGCAATACCAGCTGGGATGTTGCCAGATTTGAAAGCTGCGGACATAAATGGATTGATTTATCGGAAGGACATTACGGTGTCAGCTTGTTAAATGACTGCAAATACGGACATTCTGTAAAAGATGGAAATATGGCTATTACACTGATAAAATCCGGAATCGAGCCCAATCCTACAACAGACCAGGAAGAACATTTCTTTACCTATGCTCTTTATCCTCATGCAGAGACTTGGAGAGCAGCCGGTACTGTTATGGAAGCTGCTAAGGTTAATCAGCCGGCTTTCGCAAGGCAGGGCGGTAACCCTGGTACAGCATTCTCCTTTGTATCTGTTAATAAACCCAATGTAATGATTGAGACAGTAAAACAAGCAGAAGACGGAAATGGCGTTGTAATTCGTATTTATGAATACGAGAACTCCTTGACAAAAGCACAGATCAGCCTGGATAGGGCAGCAGAGATTGTATCCATTGAGGAATGCAATTTGATAGAAGAGTTTATTGAAACTGTTCCAAAGACAGAGAATGGATTTGAGATTGAAATCAAACCTTACGAGATAAAGACTTATAGAATCAAGTTCAAATAATTTGTCTTATCATTTAACTTATTAGAATTATATTTTTTTCATACAGAAGGGCTGTTGCATAATAGACATTCAGGGTGGAAGATTTATCCTCTCCCAAGATGAGAAAGTGCGGCAGCCCTTACCTCCAGATAGAGAGATAATTACAAAAATAAGAAAGTGAGATGCATATGAATATTTTACCAAGGCCCCAAAGTGTTATTTTGGGAAAAGAAAACTTCATATTTACTTATCGGGGACGAATAGTAATTGATTCTTCCTGTGATTCTGAGGTATTCACACATGCAAAGCTTTTGAGTAAAGATATCGAGGCTAATTTAGGCTTTCATGCGGCTATAACAAAAGGTGAGTTTGAAGACGGATGTATTTACTTAAAATGCGCTGAGACCATGAAGAAGGAAGAGTACACCGTATCCATACAACAGGATGGTATCCGGATATGTGGCGGAAGTAATGCAGGTATATTATACGGAATACAGACATTAAGACAAATCATATCAGTGGAAGGAGCAATCTTACCTTGCCTTACTATAAATGATTATCCTGATATGCCAAATCGAGGCTATTACCTTGATGCTACCAGGGGGCGTATTCCAACTCTCGCTTATCTAAAAAGCTTTGTAGAAAAGTTAAGTTATTATAAAATAAACCAATTACAGCTTTATGTAGAACATAGTTTTCTTTTTCAGGGGTTAAGTGAGGTATGGAGAGATGATACCCCTCTGACGGCCGACGAAATCATGGAATTAGATGCATACTGCAGACAATTTCATATTGAATTGATACCTTCCTTATCAAGCTTTGGGCATCTCTATAAGTTATTAAGTACGAAGACTTATGCATCTTTGTGTGAACTGCCGGATTCGGATAAAGAACCTTTTTCCTTTAATGACCGGATGGATCACCATACCGTTGATGTAACGAATAGAGAAAGTATGAAACTTGTTAAGAAGTTAATCGACGAATATATTCCCCTGTTCTCATCGAAGCATTTTAACCTCTGCGCAGATGAAACTTTTGATTTGGGAAAAGGAAAGTCTAAAGTTTTGGCTGATCAAATCGGTGTTGATAATATGTATGTCAGCTTCGTGAAGGAATTGTGCGAATATCTGATTGAGAAAGGGAAACGTCCTATGTTCTGGGGAGACATCATCAAAGGCTTCCCGGATGCTATCAACCAATTACCGGCTGAAACAATCTGCCTGAACTGGGGATACTCGAGGAATGAAGGGGAGGAGGCAGCCCTTGCATTACATGAAGCAGGAGCAACTCAATATCTATGCCCTGGTGTTGCCGGCTGGAATCAGTTCATCAATTTTATTGATGCTTCCTACGAGAATATCAGCAGGATGTGCAGCTACGCTCATAAGTATCAGGCAATCGGGATTCTAAATACCGATTGGGGCGATTTCGGACATATTAATCATCCGGAATTCAGCATTACCGGTATGATCTTTGGAGCAGCCTTCTCCTGGAACCGTCAGATTCCGGATAATGATGAAATCAAAGGACAGATATCTCTTTTAGAATTCGGCGACAGTTCCCTCTCATTTGTTCATAATGCAGCCCTTTTGTCTGAGAAGAGTGTTTTTGAATGGTATCATATTGTCCGTTATATGGAAATGGACAGCAAGGGGAAAAGCGCTAAAGAGAAGAGAGATTATCTCACTGCCTTGGATTTTAGTGGTGTAAAGGCAGCAAATGAAGTCATTAACCAAGGTATTAATAATCTATATAGAAACCTGAAGCATCTGGATTGTAATAA
It includes:
- a CDS encoding alpha-mannosidase; amino-acid sequence: MVFLDKRVRVISDELKKLSVVQKVNVDDWKYKKGNYIYPKDAEAAEAEWEKFDCRTMHWYGPDEHYWFRGEFTVPQSMAGKAVWMNVKTQIEEWDDGKNPQFLLYVDNVATQGIDMNHRRVLLTREAVLGQTYHLDLQSYTGTLHSEFNLIVEMLEIDPRIEKLYYDISVPLSAFTRMEQDDKVRRDIEAVLNNCINYLDLRTPYSKEFYASLAEADAYLEKALYEDMAGYDDVIATCIGHTHIDVAWWWTVEQTREKVGRSFATVLKLMEEYPNYKFMSSQPQLYYFLKERYPELYARLKERVKEGRWEPEGGMWVEADCNLTSGESLVRQFMHGKKFFKDEFGVDNRVLWLPDVFGYSGALPQIMKKSGIDYFMTTKLAWNQFNKIPNDTMYWKGIDGTSIFTHLITTLGVGQSTEEFFTTYNGMLHPDSIMGGWTRYQNKDINNDILISYGYGDGGGGPTREMLETSIRMEKGVRGIPKVRQEFAGTYFEELHERVKDNNRVAVWEGEFYFEYHRGTYTSMARNKRSNRKSELMLMDLELLSVLALNKLPYPAEELDAMWKKVLLNQFHDILPGSSIKEVYEVTKKEYKELSEKAEVIIDNCLTELTGKGEGVTIFNTLGFLRDDVVNLGDINAEALKDETGITYPVQKSADGAVAYLKGIPAKGSKTFEIVSKMEQAKPFSLNGNCLETPYYTIEIDEQGLFTSIYDKQNDRQVLQNGMQGNLFRMYEDKPIYYDNWDIDIFHTEKFWDVTEVSRMEWTEVGEVRATLEIERNISNSLIRQKIYFYADSRRIEFNTYVDWKEHQHLLKVHFPVNIHSDEATFDIQFGNLTRKVHSNTSWDVARFESCGHKWIDLSEGHYGVSLLNDCKYGHSVKDGNMAITLIKSGIEPNPTTDQEEHFFTYALYPHAETWRAAGTVMEAAKVNQPAFARQGGNPGTAFSFVSVNKPNVMIETVKQAEDGNGVVIRIYEYENSLTKAQISLDRAAEIVSIEECNLIEEFIETVPKTENGFEIEIKPYEIKTYRIKFK
- a CDS encoding glycoside hydrolase family 20 zincin-like fold domain-containing protein, giving the protein MNILPRPQSVILGKENFIFTYRGRIVIDSSCDSEVFTHAKLLSKDIEANLGFHAAITKGEFEDGCIYLKCAETMKKEEYTVSIQQDGIRICGGSNAGILYGIQTLRQIISVEGAILPCLTINDYPDMPNRGYYLDATRGRIPTLAYLKSFVEKLSYYKINQLQLYVEHSFLFQGLSEVWRDDTPLTADEIMELDAYCRQFHIELIPSLSSFGHLYKLLSTKTYASLCELPDSDKEPFSFNDRMDHHTVDVTNRESMKLVKKLIDEYIPLFSSKHFNLCADETFDLGKGKSKVLADQIGVDNMYVSFVKELCEYLIEKGKRPMFWGDIIKGFPDAINQLPAETICLNWGYSRNEGEEAALALHEAGATQYLCPGVAGWNQFINFIDASYENISRMCSYAHKYQAIGILNTDWGDFGHINHPEFSITGMIFGAAFSWNRQIPDNDEIKGQISLLEFGDSSLSFVHNAALLSEKSVFEWYHIVRYMEMDSKGKSAKEKRDYLTALDFSGVKAANEVINQGINNLYRNLKHLDCNKKVLVKPYIVAAEGMELFNIIGAVMCQELYGVKNEVQADPKVLAEQLEHWFYHYKEVWRSVSKESELYRIQDVILWYADRLREL